A genomic window from Lycium barbarum isolate Lr01 chromosome 4, ASM1917538v2, whole genome shotgun sequence includes:
- the LOC132636702 gene encoding uncharacterized protein LOC132636702, which translates to MGVKQAIRAIHAFPHAEEHLLQKTKFGAFVSVVGLLIMATLFLHELSYYLNIDTVHQMAVDSRRGENLPIHINMTFPSLPCDVLSVDAIDMSGKHEVDLDTNIWKLRLNSDGHITGTEYLSDLVEKEHEAHKHDVHKEHHEDSDKIHLQGIDEESEKMIKKVKQALAAGEGCRVYGFLDVQRVAGNFHISIHGLNIFVAQMIFEGPTHVNVSHIIHDLSFGPKYPGIHNPLDGTSRILREASGTFKYYIKVVPTEYRYISKEVLPTNQFSVTEYFSTVHEFERTWPAVYFLYDLSPITVTIREERRSFLHFITRLCAVLGGTFALTGMLDGWMFKFLEAVTKKNSRTIVR; encoded by the exons TTTCCGTTGTGGGGCTGCTAATCATGGCAACATTGTTCTTGCATGAACTGAGTTACTATCTTAATATAGATACTGTTCATCAG ATGGCTGTTGACTCGAGACGTGGAGAAAATCTTCCCATTCACATAAATATGACATTCCCCTCTTTGCCTTGTGATG TGCTAAGTGTGGATGCTATTGATATGTCGGGGAAGCATGAAGTAGATCTTGATACAAACATATGGAAG CTTCGCTTGAACAGTGATGGCCATATCACTGGTACTGAGTATTTGTCAGATCTTGTTGAGAAGGAACATGAAGCTCATAAACATG ATGTGCACAAAGAACATCATGAAGATTCGGACAAGATCCATCTTCAGGGCATTGATGAAGAATCTGAAAAAATGATCAAGAAGGTTAAGCAAGCATTGGCTGCTGGGGAAGGATGCAGG GTGTATGGATTTTTAGATGTCCAGCGGGTTGCTGGGAATTTCCATATATCCATTCACGGGTTGAACATTTTTGTTGCTCAAATG ATTTTTGAAGGGCCTACTCATGTCAATGTAAGCCATATCATCCATGACTTATCATTTGGGCCCAAATATCCAGGTATTCACAACCCACTAGACGGAACATCACGAATTCTGCGTGAAGCAAGTGGCACATTCAAATATTACATTAAG GTTGTTCCAACCGAGTATAGATATATATCAAAAGAAGTTTTACCGACTAATCAATTTTCTGTAACGGAGTATTTTTCAACCGTCCATGAGTTTGAACGGACATGGCCAG CTGTATACTTCTTGTATGATTTATCACCAATTACCGTGACCATCAGAGAAGAACGTCGCAGTTTTCTGCACTTTATCACTCGGCTCTGTGCAGTTCTGGGTGGGACATTTGCCTTAACAG GCATGCTAGATGGATGGATGTTCAAGTTTCTTGAAGCTGTTACAAAGAAAAACAGCAGAACTATTGTGCGCTAA
- the LOC132636703 gene encoding DEAD-box ATP-dependent RNA helicase 53, mitochondrial-like — protein MALFLPSPLRYSKMNSLFLLRKSSSSLTSKRVTINAISHIFSDKFSPRNALQGSQIHSFSTSLTISAPQKNWVDGKFGYNVRGFAATATAMVEIEEECDEGLEISKLGISEEIVSALKQRGITSLFPIQKAVLEPAMQGSDMIGRARTGTGKTLAFGIPIMDKIIHFNRKNGRGRNPLALILAPTRELAKQVDKEFYESAPVLDTLCVYGGVPIQRQMSTLQRGADIVVGTPGRIIDLLKRGSLNLSDIQFVVLDEADQMLNVGFAEDVETILENVRQKHQTMMFSATMPSWILKLTKKFLKKPVHVDLVGDSDQKLADGISLYSIACDMRQKPAVLGPLISEHAKGGKCIVFTQTKRDADRLASAMQKTLRCEALHGDITQSQRERTLSGFRQGQFNVLVATDVAARGLDVPNVDLVIHYELPNNSEIFVHRSGRTGRAGKKGSAILMHSSKQHRDLKGIEHDAGCRFTELPTIKVEAGAAADMYSEMAKSGDRLGSYGAGTMRSRSSDFGGGRSSGYGNKSSRFGGEGSASSGRTGGYGGTGSGRSRGGYGGTGSGGSRGGYGGSSSGRSGKFGGSAGSKRLGGFRNFGDFRSSKSSNRSNNFAEEFGSGRSRRFGDSDYDQNNRSSRFDGYGDGKHSDEW, from the exons ATGGCTTTATTCCTTCCAAGTCCTTTAAGATACAGCAAAATGAACAGTCTTTTTCTACTAAGAAAATCTTCATCTTCACTAACTTCAAAAAGGGTCACTATAAATGCAATTTCCCATATCTTTAGTGACAAATTCAGTCCAAGAAATGCCCTTCAAGGTTCCCAAATTCACAGTTTTAGTACTTCTTTAACAATATCAGCACCACAGAAAAATTGGGTTGATGGTAAATTTGGGTATAATGTAAGGGGTTTTGCTGCAACTGCAACTGCAATGGTGGAAATTGAAGAGGAGTGTGATGAAGGACTTGAGATTTCAAAACTTGGTATTTCTGAAGAAATTGTTTCAGCTTTGAAACAAAGGGGAATTACTAGTCTTTTTCCAATTCag AAAGCTGTTTTGGAACCAGCAATGCAGGGGTCCGACATGATTGGCCGAGCTAGAACTGGAACCGGAAAGACACTAGCTTTTGGCATTCCTATCATGGATAAGATCATACACTTCAACAGAAAAAATGG ACGGGGAAGAAATCCTTTAGCATTGATCTTGGCTCCCACCAGAGAACTTGCAAAGCAGGTGGATAAAGAATTTTATGAGTCTGCTCCTGTATTGGATACGCTATGTGTTTATGGTGGGGTCCCCATTCAACGCCAAATGAGTACTCTTCAAAGGGGAGCAGACATTGTTGTCGGGACACCTGGTCGAATCATTGATTTGCTGAAGAGAGGGTCTTTGAATTTGTCGGATATCCAGTTTGTTGTTCTAGATGAAGCTGATCAGATGCTTAATGTGGGCTTCGCAGAGGATGTTGAAACAATTCTAGAAAATGTTAGGCAGAAACATCAGACAATGATGTTTTCAGCCACTATGCCAAGTTGGATATTGAAACTTACCAAGAAGTTCTTAAAGAAGCCAGTTCACGTTGATCTT GTGGGAGACTCTGACCAGAAGCTAGCTGATGGCATTTCCTTGTATTCAATTGCTTGTGACATGCGTCAGAAACCAGCAGTTCTTGGACCCTTAATATCG GAGCATGCAAAAGGAGGCAAGTGTATTGTTTTTACTCAAACAAAGCGTGATGCTGATAGGTTAGCGAGTGCAATGCAAAAAACTTTGAGATGTGAAGCTTTGCATGGAGATATCACACAAAGCCAGAGGGAGAGAACTCTGTCTGGTTTCCGACAAGGTCAATTCAATGTATTGGTGGCCACCGATGTTGCTGCTCGAGGACTTGATGTGCCTAATGTTGATCTG GTGATACATTATGAACTTCCGAACAATTCAGAGATCTTTGTTCATCGATCTGGTCGAACTGGACGTgctgggaagaaaggaagtgccATTCTCATGCATTCCTCAAAGCAGCATAGGGATTTAAAAGGTATCGAACATGATGCCGGCTGCAGATTCACTGAG CTTCCAACAATTAAAGTAGAGGCTGGAGCAGCAGCAGACATGTATAGTGAGATGGCCAAAAGTGGCGACCGCCTTGGCTCCTATGGAGCAGGCACCATGCGTAGTCGATCTAGTGATTTTGGTGGAGGTCGTTCCAGTGGCTATGGAAATAAGAGCAGCAGGTTTGGTGGAGAAGGCAGTGCATCTTCTGGTCGAACAGGTGGATACGGTGGAACTGGTTCAGGAAGATCAAGGGGTGGATACGGTGGAACTGGTTCAGGAGGATCAAGGGGTGGATACGGTGGATCTAGCTCGGGCCGCTCAGGAAAGTTTGGTGGTTCAGCAGGCTCAAAACGTTTGGGTGGTTTTCGTAATTTTGGTGATTTCAGAAGCTCCAAAAGTTCAAATCGGTCAAATAATTTTGCAGAAGAATTTGGTTCAGGCCGATCTAGAAGATTTGGTGACTCGGATTATGACCAAAATAACCGTTCAAGCCGTTTTGATGGCTACGGAGATGGCAAGCATAGTGATGAATGGTGA